One Glycocaulis abyssi DNA window includes the following coding sequences:
- a CDS encoding aspartate carbamoyltransferase catalytic subunit, whose product MGQGEYSYTFPHRGLIAASALNRVDLELIFDSARAHLTRNRTEDKKHPSLKGLTVINLFFEASTRTLASFEIAAKRLGADVVNFSAGNASLKKGETLADTANTLAAMQPDLLVVRHQSPGAADFFQRTTGISTINAGDGANEHPTQALLDLFTLSEHLGDVGGKRIAIVGDILHSRVARSNVALLSLMNADIRLCGPASLLPADADRWGASVFHSVEAAIEGCDAVMVLRLQRERMSSGLIPSAREYAAIYGLDHARLSLANQDCIVMHPGPMNRGIEITSALADDKGVSVILDQVEAGVAVRMAVLELLAGRGMQEMMP is encoded by the coding sequence ATGGGACAGGGTGAATACAGCTACACCTTCCCCCATCGCGGACTGATAGCGGCGTCCGCTCTCAACCGCGTTGATCTGGAACTCATTTTCGACAGCGCCCGCGCGCATCTCACCCGCAACCGGACCGAGGACAAGAAGCACCCCAGCCTTAAAGGGCTGACGGTGATCAATCTGTTCTTCGAGGCGTCCACGCGCACGCTCGCCAGTTTCGAGATCGCCGCCAAGCGCCTTGGCGCGGATGTCGTGAACTTCTCTGCTGGCAATGCCTCGCTGAAAAAGGGCGAAACGCTCGCCGACACTGCAAACACGCTGGCGGCCATGCAGCCCGACCTGCTGGTGGTGCGCCACCAGAGCCCCGGCGCGGCAGACTTCTTCCAGCGCACGACGGGCATCTCCACTATCAATGCCGGAGACGGCGCGAACGAGCATCCCACGCAAGCCCTGCTGGACCTGTTCACGTTAAGCGAGCACCTCGGAGACGTGGGCGGCAAGCGCATCGCGATTGTCGGCGATATTCTCCATTCCCGCGTCGCGCGTTCCAATGTCGCCCTGCTCTCGCTGATGAATGCCGATATCCGCCTGTGCGGCCCGGCCAGCCTGTTGCCTGCTGATGCCGACCGCTGGGGTGCATCTGTGTTTCACTCGGTCGAGGCCGCCATTGAGGGCTGTGACGCGGTAATGGTGCTGCGCCTGCAGCGCGAACGCATGAGCTCCGGCCTGATCCCGTCTGCACGCGAATACGCGGCGATCTACGGCCTCGACCATGCCCGCCTGTCGCTGGCCAATCAGGACTGCATCGTCATGCATCCCGGGCCGATGAACCGGGGCATCGAAATCACATCCGCGCTGGCCGACGACAAGGGAGTTTCCGTCATCCTCGATCAGGTGGAGGCAGGCGTCGCCGTGCGCATGGCGGTGCTGGAACTGCTCGCGGGGCGCGGCATGCAGGAGATGATGCCATGA